The following are from one region of the Ischnura elegans chromosome X, ioIscEleg1.1, whole genome shotgun sequence genome:
- the LOC124171814 gene encoding ribitol-5-phosphate xylosyltransferase 1-like, translating into MPVKFMCHIPLRYALILFTVLYLTSTCFALFKLFYSSREQSAGNPEQNSLIPQLSNLGKPYLIPKNVANNQPNFSLPIIEIWGKAAIGMYLWKHVLGGEVAESGNSWYSYGSLSMGNMSFVFRSGPGVVPNTVPLNVQYLILVVNGRSENKITAAKIWLESLHSYSHLKKVILVVLGNEKCDNAWLLPYMKSKGGVVNAAFLVYDSTLVDNREFFQWPLGVATYRGFPNLQEDEVDLLSSRPYLCNFLGTVYKNSSRETLLDVVKINNIEDECLVLGRQKWSPLETEFTLQRYISALHKSDLTLSPVGENTECYRIYESLSLGSVPVVEDVVTPGNCDRNQNIAPLRLLKDHGAPLIYIKNWSALPGLLSEERLLTLEEKVQRRLNTVQWYKHFKIAMRDVFIGVISKVFFA; encoded by the exons ATGCCAGTGAAATTTATGTGCCACATTCCTTTAAGATATGCTTTGATACTTTTTACAGTGCTTTACTTAACATCGACATGCTTTGCACTATTCAAATTATTCTACTCCAGCCGTGAACAATCGGCGG gTAACCCTGAACAGAATTCGTTGATACCTCAGTTGAGTAACCTAGGAAAACCCTATCTCATACCGAAGAATGTGGCAAATAATCAACCTAATTTCTCCCTCCCAATCATAGAAATCTGGGGCAAAGCTGCGATCGGAATGTATTTATGGAAGCACGTACTAGGCGGTGAAGTTGCGGAAAGTGGAAATAGTTGGTATAGCTACGGCTCTCTAAGTATGGGAAATATGTCATTTGTATTTCGTTCAGGACCTGGAGTCGTTCCAAATACCGTCCCTTTGAATGTGCAGTATTTGATATTAGTCGTTAATGGACGTTCTGAGAACAAAATAACTGCAGCAAAGATTTGGCTTGAAAGTTTACACTCCTATAGTCAcctcaaaaaagtaattttagtcgtcttgggaaatgaaaaatgtgataatGCTTGGTTACTACCCTACATGAAGTCCAAAGGAGGAGTGGTAAACGCAGCGTTTCTAGTATATGATAGCACTTTAGTTGACAAcagagagttttttcagtggcCATTGGGTGTAGCTAC TTACCGAGGTTTTCCGAATTTGCAAGAGGATGAAGTGGACCTTCTATCTTCCCGGCCATATTTGTGTAATTTTCTTGGAACTGTTTATAAGAACTCTTCCAGGGAGACTTTACTAGACGTagtgaaaataaacaatattgAGGATGAATGCCTTGTATTGGGAAGACAAAA GTGGAGCCCTCTGGAAACAGAATTTACCCTTCAGAGATATATATCCGCACTTCATAAGTCTGACCTTACCCTGAGCCCTGTAGGTGAAAATACAGAGTGTTATAGAATTTATGAATCTCTATCACTGGGAAGTGTTCCTGTCGTGGAAGATGTTGTCACCCCCGGGAACTGTGACCGTAATCAAAACATTGCACCCCTCAGGCTTCTGAAAGATCATGGTGCTCCATTGATATACATAAAAAATTGGTCTGCCTTGCCTGGCCTGCTTTCAGAAGAAAGACTACTCACTCTTGAGGAGAAGGTGCAGAGGCGACTTAACACGGTACAGTGGTACAAACATTTCAAAATTGCCATGAGGGATGTTTTCATCGGAGTGATAAGTAAGGTATTTTTTGCTTAG